CCAGAGTGACATGCGTGAAATGGGTTCCGGGTTCCGAGAGCCTGTTTCTGGTCTCCCATGCCAGTGGGAACATGTACCTGTACAACGTGGAGCACACGTGCGGCACCACAGCGCCTCACTACCAGCTGTTAAAGCAGGGAGAAAACTACTCTGTGCACACTTGTAAGAGTAAATCCACGCGGAACCCTCTCCTTAAATGGACAGTGGGTGAGGGGGCTTTGAACGAATTTGCCTTTTCTCCTGATGGGAAGTTCCTAGCGTGCGTCAGCCAAGATGGCTTCCTACGAGTCTTCAACTTTGATGCCGTTGAGCTTCACGGCACCATGAAGAGCTACTTTGGTggcttgctgtgtgtgtgctggagccCCGATGGGAAGTACATCGTCGCTGGCGGAGAGGACGATCTCGTGACTGTGTGGTCCTTCTTGGACTGCAGAGTCATCGCCCGAGGCCACGGGCACAAGTCGTGGGTGAGTGTGGTGGCGTTCGACCATTACACCACCAGCGTGGAAGAGAACGACCCGATGGAGTTCAGCGGCAGCGACGAGGATTTCCAGGATCAGATGAGTCACTTCGGTCGGGACCGGGCAAACAGCACGCAGTCTCGACTCTCCAAGCGCAACTCCACGGACAGCCGGCCTGTCAGCGTCACGTACCGATTTGGTTCAGTGGGCCAGGACACTCAGCTGTGTTTGTGGGACCTCACCGAGGATATTCTTTTTCCTCACCTTCCTCTCTCACGGACACGAACACACACTAACGTGATGAACGCTACCAGCCCCCCCGCAGGTGCCACAATAATCACTAACACCTCCAGTAGCACTACTAACGGAAACAACAGCGGTGCCAATATTCCTGGCATTAACTCCCTCTCTTCTACATTACCACGCTCCAACAGTCTACCCCACTCAGCCGGCACCACCACGACAACGGCAAACAATACCAACAAGGCCGGCGGCGGTAGCGGTGTCAGCAGTGGGATTATGGACAGTGCCATTGCCACAGGTGTGAGTAAGTTCGCGACGCTGTCGCTTCACGATCGTAAGGAGCGCCACCACGAGAAGGACCACAAACGCAACCACAGCATGGGCCACATCAGCAGCAAGAGTAGCGACAAGCTCAACCTGCTGACCAAAACCAAAACGGACCCCGCTAAGACTCTGGGCACGCTGCTGTGTCCACGCATGGAGGACGTGCCCCTCCTGGAGCCCCTCATCTGTAAAAAGATAGCACACGAGAGACTGACTGTACTCATATTTTTAGAGGACTGTTTAGTGACTGCTTGTCAGGAGGGATTTATTTGCACATGGGCGAGGCCAGGCAAAGTGGTAAGTTCCTTTTAATGTAGGAAATGTGGGGGAAAGTTGAAATGCATAATATTCTGTCTGTTATTATTTAGCTTTTCTAAAACTCATTCGGAGGGCtgagagaataaaataaactggagATTTGCAAAGTAATTTTTAGCTTTTTTGTAGTTGGATTGTCACATTCTAGAGgcagttaaaatatttgtttaatgtACATCTGGTTTCCAATGAATGACCAATTATAATTTCAAGTATAACCAGTGCTATGAACGTGTCTGGTTATATAATCAGAAGGATTTCCTGTGGAGACCTGTGAAGGAAAAGACGTTATTAATCAACATGAAGTGTGCTCATTGGTTCATCCTGTTCCAAAATGCATAGCAACCTAGCCAAGTCATCCAGATGCACTTAAATTTCAGCTTTTATGCAAATGACCTGTCATTGCCCAAAGAATCTCTGCAGTTCCTCACATGCTCACTGCTTAATATGTGCAATTACCCTTGTGTACTTCCCTCCTATCTGTGTGTTTTGAGAGATTTTGCCAGAACGAGGCACACGATATTCTGGTTCTGAGACATTAGAGTCTTTCTGGTGATATTTTTATGGTAGGGTCAAATATTCAAGGAACATTAGAGGCCGAAATGTCCTTGAAACCCCATCAAGTgtctaaacaaaaacaaagaaatttaaaagcagtgccaaaatgtcaaacaataCAGTTATTCCAACCGACTTTTTCGGAAAATGGAATGAATTTCAAGATGCAGTGTGTACAATGTGTAGTAGAAAGGAAGAAATCAAAGGTTTATGGTGCAGGATTGGGTTTCTAATGGTAGAAGTGCAATAACCACAATGTTTTTAACTGTTTGGTAGGTTTGAAAAAGTGCCTTGATCGAGCAAACCTCTCAAAGACATTAGTGCTGCGCTGTGCACCCATCACTCGCTGACTGCTGTGTACAGGCTAATTAAATGCAGGAGATCAGGTTATGGAAAGACGCAGCTAGAGGCTAATATTTAATGAGCTATTTGttgcttgatttttttattcctttcttttttgttttctttttctttttttgcttcagtATGTAAACTTTCCCAATGCAAATCtccttgttttcctttttccagGGTTTATTGTCATCCCAAAACCAAGCCAGCTCTCCCAGTGGAACAGTAGTATAGCCACAATATTTCTGCTGCTAAAGAACCCTGCAACCCAGAGTCTGATGCTGCGCTTCACCCTGCAAGCATTGCAAGTTTTCCTTTACTTTGATACCCATGCCCTCCCCTTTCCTCCCCAGATTTTGTTGACagcttttctgttcttttttcatttatgtctCATTTGATCTAGTGGAGGAATGCAGCAAGAAAAGGTGTGGTGAAATTAGTGGACTGTTGCGCTAATCTGCTTTTGTTCTTTAGagttttaacacattttagagtttttaaaagaaatcttTCTCATCTCATCCTATTGTTGTCCCATCTGAAACTAAAGCTTGGCTTTGTTAGATGCAAAAACCAGGACACTGTGGCTTGAGATTAAAGGGATAGTCCGTTCAATTCTCATAATCCGTGTGTCTTTTTCAAACATTATGTGGCCTGGTTTCTTCTCAGGGTTACTGACTCAAGTGTGACTTTTGGGTGAACTATCCTTTTCAGACCAAGTGCGTGAGCATCTGAAAATTGTGCATCCACTCGCATTCACCCACCACTAATCATTCTTGAGTAGAATCTTCCCCATGACTTTGcactgattttatttgttttgtcagttGTTTTTATAATTACGCTAATGGAACAGAAAAAGAAGTTGAGGACCGCCTTGTTGCACTCGGCTTTAACTTCCTCAAGTCTTGAAATCTGAATCTAGAAATCTGGATGCTGcaatcactctttttttttttaatgagaaaaaaaaatgtttgcacttAAATTAGTTTTAGAAGAAAAaggctttactttttttttgggcgTGCTATGAAGTCACAGATGGCTAATACAGTAGGtgaagaaaaagattttaaaaaaactattaaaaccTTTGTCTATtgagcatttattttttaatattgtttcaGATTCAAATCTGCTTTGTATCATAATGTGTATATTGTAATTAACTGATTTGATGGGGGCCTAAGCAAACTACCATTACTCCAGTGGAAGTTTTGTCATTGATAGTATATTTCTAAAGCCTAAAGTAtacataataatattaaaataatcttGAATACATtgctttctgattttttttctccacattttaCTCGACTTTACCTGAAGCTGTTCTGCCTCTGATGTGGAAACTACTTAAGTGTGAAGATCGCATGGAAGGAACTGTCAAATGTGAGCCAATGATGCCCTTGCAGTGATTTGTTCTAAAGTCGAAGTCCCTTAAGAAATCTCCAGTCTTTAAATCCTCCAAATTGTGATGCAAGCTCTTTGAAAGATTCAAAACAGAAACATCCAGTCTCTTTTATTTGTTCTCTTATTTCTATGTCAGGAGGTTAAGCAGACGTGAGAGATTAAGCGACATTACACAGGTTATTTACATCGTAcaaaattcacattttcttaCCGTAATTATGCTTCACAATAAAACAGACATGATAAAGTGTAGATTGAGTCATTTCCATGAGCTCACAGCTCTGAAAAACTCTTTTTTAAGCTACACAGTCTGGAACGAGGAGGGTAGAGTGCACCGATCGAGCTACATTCTAAAAGAAGCAAAGGTTCAAGACTAAGGCCTCATCTGTAAAATGTAATTGCATTCACATCTATAACTGATTCGAAAGGGTATCTGATATTTAGAAGTTTAGATCAGTTCCTGCGGGCgatttatttacataacaagCTAATTATATATAACGGTGAGGAATTTGATGTGATTTTCTGCTGTTTGCCTTCATACAGGAGGACTGCTGCTCTACAAATCAGTTGCAGAATCTGGAAGTAGGATTGCAAATATAGTAGGCCTTTAAATAGGACTCAATCCACTTGAGATTCACTTTTTATTGTTCTGGGACTTTGAGTCAGCCAGAACCTCTGCCTAGATCATGTCCCCGACATGGGATCTTGACAATAAAGGAGATTTCATTTCGACTCATTTGAGGCATGACTGCGTTATTAAGACTTAAACTACAGGTATGTCCCTCTGCAAGTTTTACCATTTGATGGTTAATGTCTGTTGACTTTGTCAGACATCTTATTGCTTCGCTTGCATACCAGACTGAGTGGTGAACATCATGCTCTCAATCTGCCGATCAGGTTTATCGTGTTTCAAAGGGGACATCTCAGtcaatcaaaatgttttcagctTTCAGTAGCCTCCGTGTTTCCGATCCAGCGGTGGCATGCAGTAGGTTTTGACAGGTGCGTGGAGTGACTCATCTCGTGGCTGTAAAGAGAGGAACCACAACCTGAATGCTAAAACAAACTCAGTGAAAGTACAAAGCGCCCGTTTGGTGTCATTAATTGTGAATCgccagtttttttaaaatcatctgaTCAGACTTCTTGTTTAGACGACCTTTTTCAGCCGTGACTGGCACTTCTTTGACGTGATGACCGGCAGTGTGCCCCGGTGGGTGACGGTGAATGCAGCCACTGTGGACACTGCGGAGgtgatctgtggtcctggtCCGACGGTGTTGATCTTAGGCAGCTCTGCAGGATAATGAGGGACCTTCCGTCGGATCAGGGGCTCTGCTACATGCTTCATGTTGTGCTGATGGGAGACgtgcatctttttttaaacattccacTTCAGGAGACCAATAGCGACCTGTCGAGTTAGACTTACACCCAATAAATGCGTTTGCCTCGTGTGTCTTCCCCTTAGCTGTTTGCCAATTCGGGCTGGGCGCCAGATGTGATCGAAGGAGTTGTAGGTTTTACTCTCTACTCCATCCATAATCCCAGAAAGTCTATGAAGACTGTCTGATTTCTTCTCTGACATCCTAGGAGAAAGACACAGGCTTGACATTAGGATATTATTATTCAAAAGGCCGTGAGTTGCTCGTTCACTTGCGGTACCTTATTTCCCTGAAGTATGTGTGCCTCAGGGCTGTTTCTGCAGAAATGCGTTCATCCGGGTCATAGGCGAGCATCTGATAGAGCAGTGACAGAGCCGGAGCGGGACAGCTGGGGATTAACCGA
The Antennarius striatus isolate MH-2024 chromosome 17, ASM4005453v1, whole genome shotgun sequence genome window above contains:
- the wdr20a gene encoding WD repeat-containing protein 20, giving the protein MLISKMAAEGGGKEMNEIKTQFTTREGVYKLLTHSEYSRPNRVPFNSQGSNPVKVSFVNVNDQSGNGDRICFNVGRELYFYIYKGVRKAADLSKPIDKRIYKGTQPTCHDFNHLTATAESVSLLVGFSAGQVQLIDPIKKETSKLFNEERLIDKSRVTCVKWVPGSESLFLVSHASGNMYLYNVEHTCGTTAPHYQLLKQGENYSVHTCKSKSTRNPLLKWTVGEGALNEFAFSPDGKFLACVSQDGFLRVFNFDAVELHGTMKSYFGGLLCVCWSPDGKYIVAGGEDDLVTVWSFLDCRVIARGHGHKSWVSVVAFDHYTTSVEENDPMEFSGSDEDFQDQMSHFGRDRANSTQSRLSKRNSTDSRPVSVTYRFGSVGQDTQLCLWDLTEDILFPHLPLSRTRTHTNVMNATSPPAGATIITNTSSSTTNGNNSGANIPGINSLSSTLPRSNSLPHSAGTTTTTANNTNKAGGGSGVSSGIMDSAIATGVSKFATLSLHDRKERHHEKDHKRNHSMGHISSKSSDKLNLLTKTKTDPAKTLGTLLCPRMEDVPLLEPLICKKIAHERLTVLIFLEDCLVTACQEGFICTWARPGKVGLLSSQNQASSPSGTVV